From the genome of Sulfitobacter sp. DSM 110093, one region includes:
- a CDS encoding L-malyl-CoA/beta-methylmalyl-CoA lyase, translated as MSFRIQPAAPARPNRCQLFGPGSRPAIFEKMAASDADVINLDLEDSVAPSDKDSARANIIKAISEIDWGKKTLSVRINGLDTPYWYRDVVELLEQAGPRLDQIMIPKVGCAADVYAVDALVTAVETAKGREKKISFEVIIESAAGIAHVEEIAASSPRLQAMSLGAADFAASMGMQTTGIGGTQENYYMQRGEQKHWSDPWHWAQAAIVAACRTHGVLPVDGPFGDFSDDEGFRAQARRSATLGMVGKWAIHPKQVALSNEVFTPSEEAVAEAREILAAMEEAKAKGEGATVYKGRLVDIASIKQAEVVVRQSEMIAGG; from the coding sequence ATGAGCTTCCGCATTCAGCCTGCCGCCCCTGCCCGCCCGAACCGCTGCCAATTGTTCGGCCCCGGCTCCCGCCCGGCGATCTTTGAAAAGATGGCGGCCTCGGATGCCGATGTGATCAACCTTGACCTCGAAGACAGCGTCGCGCCCTCGGACAAAGACAGCGCGCGCGCCAATATCATCAAGGCGATCTCGGAGATCGACTGGGGCAAGAAGACGCTTTCGGTCCGGATCAACGGGTTGGACACGCCCTATTGGTATCGTGACGTGGTGGAGCTGCTGGAACAGGCCGGGCCGCGCCTTGATCAGATCATGATCCCCAAGGTGGGCTGCGCGGCGGATGTCTATGCCGTCGACGCGCTGGTGACGGCGGTCGAGACCGCCAAGGGGCGCGAGAAGAAGATCAGCTTTGAAGTCATCATCGAATCCGCCGCTGGCATCGCCCATGTGGAAGAGATCGCCGCGTCTTCTCCGCGCTTGCAGGCAATGTCGCTGGGAGCTGCGGATTTCGCGGCCTCCATGGGCATGCAGACCACCGGGATCGGCGGTACGCAGGAGAACTATTACATGCAGCGCGGTGAGCAGAAGCATTGGTCCGACCCATGGCACTGGGCGCAGGCCGCCATCGTCGCCGCCTGCCGCACCCATGGCGTACTGCCGGTCGACGGGCCCTTTGGCGATTTTTCGGATGACGAGGGTTTCCGCGCGCAGGCGCGGCGGTCGGCGACATTGGGTATGGTGGGCAAATGGGCGATCCACCCCAAACAGGTCGCGCTGAGCAACGAGGTTTTCACGCCCTCCGAAGAGGCCGTGGCCGAGGCGCGGGAGATTCTCGCGGCGATGGAAGAGGCCAAGGCGAAGGGTGAGGGCGCGACTGTCTATAAGGGGCGTCTGGTGGACATCGCCAGCATTAAACAGGCCGAGGTTGTGGTGCGGCAGTCCGAGATGATCGCCGGGGGCTGA
- a CDS encoding acetyl-CoA carboxylase carboxyltransferase subunit alpha encodes MTQYLDFEKPLAEIEGKAEELRALARSNEEMDITDEARALDKKAAGMLEDLYGSLTPWRKCQVARHPERPHCRDYIEALFTEFTPLAGDRNFADDLAVMGGLARFNDKPVMVIGHEKGNDTKSRIERNFGMARPEGYRKAVRLMELADKFNLPVVTIVDTPGAYPGKGAEERGQSEAIARSTEKCLQIGVPLISVIVGEGGSGGAVAFATANRVAMLEHSVYSVITPEGCASILWKDSEKMREAAEQMRLTAEELKTLGVIDQIIPEPMGGAHRHAAQSIKAVGKAIETMLKDLDGKDGKTLVKDRRTKFLEMGRKGLAA; translated from the coding sequence ATGACCCAATATCTGGATTTCGAAAAACCACTGGCCGAGATTGAAGGCAAGGCGGAAGAGCTGCGGGCGCTGGCCCGGTCCAACGAAGAGATGGACATCACCGACGAGGCCCGCGCGCTGGATAAAAAAGCCGCTGGGATGCTGGAAGACCTCTATGGGTCGCTGACGCCTTGGCGCAAATGCCAAGTGGCGCGTCACCCCGAACGTCCACATTGTAGAGATTACATCGAAGCGCTGTTTACCGAGTTCACACCGCTGGCCGGGGATCGCAACTTTGCTGACGATCTGGCCGTGATGGGTGGGCTGGCACGTTTTAATGACAAGCCGGTCATGGTTATCGGCCATGAAAAGGGCAATGATACCAAAAGCCGGATCGAGCGAAACTTTGGCATGGCCCGCCCTGAGGGTTATCGCAAAGCGGTGCGTTTGATGGAATTGGCCGACAAATTTAATCTGCCCGTTGTCACCATCGTGGACACGCCGGGTGCTTATCCGGGCAAGGGTGCCGAAGAGCGCGGCCAATCCGAAGCGATTGCCCGTTCGACCGAGAAATGCCTGCAGATCGGTGTACCGTTGATCAGCGTGATCGTCGGCGAGGGTGGCTCTGGCGGGGCGGTGGCTTTTGCCACGGCGAACCGCGTCGCAATGTTGGAGCATTCGGTCTATTCCGTCATCACGCCCGAAGGCTGTGCGTCGATCCTGTGGAAAGACAGCGAAAAGATGCGCGAAGCCGCCGAGCAGATGCGCCTGACCGCCGAAGAGCTTAAGACCCTTGGCGTGATTGATCAGATCATTCCTGAGCCGATGGGCGGCGCGCATCGTCATGCTGCGCAATCCATCAAGGCCGTAGGCAAAGCGATTGAGACGATGCTTAAAGACCTTGACGGTAAAGATGGCAAAACGCTGGTCAAAGACCGCCGGACCAAGTTCCTTGAGATGGGCCGCAAGGGTCTGGCGGCCTAG
- a CDS encoding GNAT family N-acetyltransferase, producing the protein MPPIRPAVKSDLPMVLDLAHALAAYHGDAATLTLAALERDCLGEAPWVTLLVAEGATGLHGYAALCPQTQLQFGARGMDLHHLFVCDTARGRGIGKALVAAALEHAEAQGCSYVTVGTGTQNRRAQSFYRAAGFDQITPDPRFRRRLA; encoded by the coding sequence ATGCCCCCCATTCGACCTGCTGTTAAATCCGACTTACCAATGGTTCTTGATCTGGCCCATGCGCTGGCCGCCTACCACGGCGACGCGGCCACGCTGACATTGGCCGCGCTGGAACGTGACTGCCTCGGCGAAGCCCCTTGGGTGACGCTGTTAGTGGCCGAAGGTGCGACGGGACTGCATGGATATGCCGCGCTCTGCCCCCAGACGCAGTTGCAATTCGGCGCAAGGGGCATGGACCTGCACCATCTCTTTGTCTGCGATACTGCGCGTGGGCGCGGCATAGGCAAAGCGTTGGTGGCGGCCGCGCTGGAGCACGCTGAGGCGCAGGGGTGTAGCTATGTCACTGTAGGGACGGGTACGCAAAACCGGCGCGCGCAGAGTTTCTACCGCGCTGCCGGTTTTGACCAGATCACCCCTGATCCGCGGTTTCGGCGGCGTCTGGCCTAG
- a CDS encoding GntR family transcriptional regulator, whose product MNLSPRPVEATPLAHDRVYRRLRARIMHGDLPPGHALTLRGIGKEYEVSMTPAREAVRRLAAEGALTMSTSGRISTPELSNERIEELAALRALLEVELASRALPRAHMALIERMQTINTNIAEAVAHRDAVSYIRTNLEFHRTLYLRAQAPAMLAMAETVWLQLGPTMRALYGRLRRTEPPHFHRLIIAALRAGDEPGLRLAVRSDVTQGLRMLAS is encoded by the coding sequence ATGAACCTCAGCCCCCGCCCTGTCGAGGCCACGCCGCTGGCCCATGATCGTGTCTACCGCCGCCTACGCGCGCGGATCATGCATGGCGATCTGCCGCCCGGTCATGCGCTCACCCTGCGCGGTATTGGCAAGGAATACGAGGTCTCGATGACGCCCGCCCGCGAAGCGGTGCGGCGGCTCGCGGCAGAGGGGGCACTGACAATGTCGACCTCGGGGCGCATCTCTACGCCCGAACTCAGCAACGAGCGGATTGAGGAATTGGCAGCGCTCAGGGCGCTGCTAGAGGTTGAACTGGCCTCGCGTGCCCTGCCACGCGCGCATATGGCGCTGATTGAACGGATGCAGACGATCAACACCAATATCGCCGAGGCCGTGGCGCACCGCGATGCGGTCAGCTACATTCGCACCAATCTGGAATTCCACCGAACGCTTTATCTGCGCGCTCAGGCGCCTGCGATGCTCGCCATGGCAGAGACCGTCTGGCTGCAACTCGGCCCCACCATGCGCGCGCTCTATGGCCGCCTGCGCCGGACAGAGCCGCCGCATTTCCATCGACTGATCATCGCCGCTCTGCGCGCCGGGGATGAGCCGGGACTGCGGCTGGCGGTGCGCTCTGATGTGACCCAAGGCCTGCGGATGCTGGCAAGCTAA
- a CDS encoding Dabb family protein — protein MTKRNFIRHVVFFSAKDPKDIPTIVAGLWKLADIPHSTTFEICENTRVDALSGDVDVVVYAEFPDAEALAAYKAHPIYQESIDIVRPLRDIRMPADF, from the coding sequence TTGACCAAACGAAATTTCATCCGCCATGTGGTCTTTTTCTCAGCTAAAGACCCAAAGGACATTCCCACCATCGTAGCGGGGCTTTGGAAACTGGCCGATATCCCCCACTCAACAACTTTCGAAATCTGTGAGAACACTCGTGTTGATGCGCTGTCAGGGGACGTGGATGTGGTGGTTTACGCCGAGTTCCCCGATGCGGAGGCACTTGCCGCCTATAAGGCGCATCCGATCTATCAAGAATCCATCGACATCGTGCGCCCCCTACGCGACATACGCATGCCTGCGGACTTTTAA
- a CDS encoding aminodeoxychorismate synthase component I: protein MSDLCVLFDTGPLGQGTAFRAPQRIISAQSPEDVPTAFDALEKAQAEGAWLAGYASYELGYLGSTKLSDLMPAKRGLPLLHFGVFEGPEPHSFKDDAGAASLSALTPDWDFAQYEAAFVQVQDFITAGDIYQANLTFGLEGRYSGTPAALYARLRQRQQVEHGAFVDLGGPVLLSRSPELFFALTADGHLTARPMKGTARRGQDAVEDAKLRADLVASEKNMAENLMIVDLLRNDISRIAEVGSVEVPKLFEIETYDTLHQMTSRITAQVLPGTRLTDIFHALFPCGSITGAPKIRAMQILRALEPAPRDAYCGAVGWVAPSGAMQFNVAIRTATCHADGRLRLNVGGGVVHDSTAEDEYAEALLKARFATLP, encoded by the coding sequence ATGTCTGACCTCTGCGTCCTCTTTGACACCGGCCCGCTGGGGCAAGGAACGGCCTTTCGAGCGCCGCAGCGGATCATCAGCGCGCAGTCGCCCGAGGACGTGCCCACAGCCTTTGACGCGCTCGAAAAAGCGCAGGCAGAGGGCGCGTGGCTGGCGGGCTATGCAAGCTATGAGTTGGGCTACCTCGGGTCGACGAAACTGAGTGATTTGATGCCTGCCAAGCGCGGGCTGCCCTTGTTGCACTTCGGGGTGTTTGAGGGGCCGGAGCCGCACAGCTTTAAGGATGACGCGGGCGCGGCCAGTCTATCGGCCCTAACCCCGGATTGGGACTTTGCCCAATATGAAGCCGCCTTTGTGCAGGTGCAGGATTTCATCACTGCCGGGGATATTTATCAGGCCAATCTGACCTTCGGGTTGGAGGGTCGCTATAGTGGCACGCCTGCCGCCCTTTATGCCCGACTTCGCCAGCGCCAGCAGGTTGAGCATGGCGCATTTGTTGACCTTGGGGGGCCAGTGTTGCTGTCACGCTCGCCCGAGTTGTTCTTTGCGCTGACTGCCGATGGCCACCTGACCGCGCGTCCGATGAAGGGCACCGCGCGGCGCGGGCAAGATGCTGTTGAGGATGCCAAGCTGCGCGCCGACCTCGTCGCTTCGGAAAAGAACATGGCGGAAAACCTGATGATCGTTGATCTGCTCCGCAACGACATAAGCCGGATTGCAGAGGTGGGCAGCGTTGAGGTGCCGAAGCTGTTCGAGATCGAGACCTATGATACCCTGCATCAGATGACTTCGCGCATCACAGCACAGGTTTTGCCGGGGACGCGCCTGACAGATATTTTCCACGCGCTTTTCCCCTGTGGCTCCATCACCGGTGCGCCCAAGATCCGCGCCATGCAAATCTTGCGCGCGTTAGAACCTGCTCCACGCGATGCCTATTGCGGCGCTGTTGGCTGGGTTGCGCCCTCAGGGGCGATGCAGTTCAACGTGGCGATTCGCACCGCAACTTGCCACGCCGATGGACGGCTGCGGCTGAATGTAGGTGGTGGTGTAGTACATGACAGCACTGCCGAGGATGAATATGCCGAGGCGCTGCTAAAGGCACGGTTCGCGACCCTGCCCTAG
- a CDS encoding SprT family zinc-dependent metalloprotease, with the protein MKDPVLPGNPPIPLILRRSARARRISLRISQLDGRVTLTMPKRLAEREALAFAETKQGWIRQHLAARGEDVIVGSGAEVPVGGKVLMVRSGQGRDLHGRGVRIGPEEIFVPGPEDSIGKRLAAHLREVARDRLAVACDDYAALLGKSYNRITLRDTRSRWGSCTSDGGLMFSWRLIMTPPEVLDYVAAHEVAHLAQMNHSPAFWAEVTRIYGDYQAPRQWLRDHGGALHRYRF; encoded by the coding sequence ATGAAAGACCCTGTGCTGCCCGGCAACCCGCCGATTCCGTTGATCTTGCGCCGTTCGGCCCGTGCCCGGCGCATCTCTTTACGTATTTCGCAGTTGGACGGGCGGGTGACGCTGACCATGCCCAAACGCCTGGCCGAGCGTGAAGCGCTGGCCTTTGCCGAGACCAAGCAAGGCTGGATTCGCCAACACCTTGCCGCGCGGGGCGAAGACGTGATTGTCGGCTCGGGGGCAGAGGTGCCGGTGGGCGGTAAGGTACTCATGGTGCGCAGCGGGCAGGGGCGTGACCTACACGGGAGGGGCGTGCGGATCGGCCCAGAAGAGATTTTCGTGCCCGGCCCGGAAGACAGCATCGGCAAACGGCTTGCGGCACATCTGCGCGAAGTGGCGCGGGACCGGTTGGCTGTCGCCTGCGACGATTACGCCGCATTGCTCGGTAAGTCCTACAATCGGATCACCCTGCGCGATACGCGTTCCCGCTGGGGATCGTGCACCAGTGATGGTGGGCTGATGTTCTCATGGCGGCTGATCATGACACCGCCCGAAGTGCTGGATTACGTCGCCGCCCATGAGGTCGCCCATCTGGCGCAGATGAATCATTCCCCGGCGTTCTGGGCCGAGGTCACGCGGATTTACGGTGATTATCAGGCCCCCCGCCAATGGCTGCGCGACCATGGCGGGGCGCTGCATCGTTATCGGTTCTAG
- a CDS encoding TIGR02300 family protein yields MPNEEWGTKRLCPTTGKRFYDLNKNPIISPYTGEEVAVDNSKSRMIAADAEDAVTAKAKKGDKADDDSLVDDDDTVDVDLDDDLLDDDDDDEDTVPLDDIAEVASDDED; encoded by the coding sequence ATGCCCAACGAAGAATGGGGAACCAAGCGCCTGTGCCCCACTACGGGCAAGCGCTTCTATGACCTCAATAAGAATCCGATCATCAGCCCCTACACGGGCGAAGAGGTCGCGGTCGACAACTCCAAGTCCCGCATGATCGCGGCAGATGCCGAGGATGCGGTCACAGCCAAAGCCAAGAAAGGCGATAAGGCAGACGACGATTCCCTCGTGGATGACGACGATACAGTTGATGTGGATCTCGACGACGATCTGCTGGACGACGACGATGACGACGAGGATACAGTTCCCCTCGACGATATCGCCGAAGTCGCGTCAGACGACGAAGACTAA
- a CDS encoding sulfite exporter TauE/SafE family protein, whose amino-acid sequence MNSIFPFLTPFEFYAALAIGLCGGFVKGVVGFALPLVLISGLTTFMAPDLALAGLILPTVLANAFQALRQGPRAAAGSIRLFWVFLLCGGITLVLSAQMVRVIPEEAMLLAIGVPIVFFALLQLSKYKFHLAQRSTRVEACVGAFAGAVGGVSGVWGPPTVAYLTALGTPKHDQMRIQGVIYGLGAVALLGAHMGSGVLNAQTWPFSALLLAPVMLGVWLGGMVMDRVDPVLFRKMTLLVLMVAGLNLIRRALF is encoded by the coding sequence ATGAACAGTATTTTCCCCTTTCTCACCCCGTTCGAGTTTTACGCAGCTTTGGCCATTGGTCTTTGCGGTGGTTTCGTCAAAGGCGTTGTCGGATTCGCCCTGCCGTTGGTTCTGATTTCCGGCCTAACGACCTTCATGGCGCCAGATTTGGCCCTTGCTGGTTTGATCCTGCCGACGGTTCTGGCCAATGCCTTTCAGGCCTTGCGCCAAGGTCCGAGGGCGGCGGCAGGTTCCATTCGATTGTTCTGGGTATTTCTGCTCTGCGGCGGCATCACACTGGTTCTTTCTGCCCAGATGGTGCGGGTGATTCCCGAGGAGGCAATGCTGCTGGCCATTGGTGTTCCGATCGTCTTTTTCGCGTTGCTGCAACTGTCGAAGTATAAGTTTCATCTGGCGCAACGTTCTACGCGGGTCGAGGCATGTGTCGGTGCGTTTGCTGGTGCGGTCGGCGGCGTTTCCGGCGTTTGGGGGCCGCCAACGGTTGCGTATCTGACCGCGCTTGGCACCCCGAAGCACGATCAGATGCGGATTCAGGGGGTGATCTATGGGCTGGGCGCGGTGGCGCTGCTTGGGGCGCATATGGGATCGGGTGTGCTGAACGCGCAGACTTGGCCGTTCTCGGCGCTGTTGCTTGCACCTGTGATGCTGGGCGTTTGGCTCGGCGGCATGGTGATGGATCGGGTCGATCCGGTCCTGTTTCGCAAGATGACGCTGCTGGTGCTGATGGTTGCAGGGCTGAATTTAATCCGACGCGCGTTGTTCTGA
- a CDS encoding acyl-CoA dehydrogenase family protein codes for MAHDGQDMTMHSVILDDLIGLTGAALPPLDRLLEKATAAVRAQMSEGDRVSAKLIEANQTAAHGLAWLATYVQALRQMQLWAERLQGDGRFGEVEGLLHQIAFGEYLCQIRGGIQMNQGEMLRLQDLGLSAEDEATLDDPALTTLTRSGNTQTARSRLVELMQERSADVTFGVSGLDEELEMIRDQFRRYAVEKVEPFAHDWHLKDELIPIEVIEELAEMGVFGLTIPEEYGGLGLTKASMCVVSEELSRGYIGVGSLGTRSEIAAELILCGGTTEQKEKWLPRIASAETLPTAVFTEPNTGSDLGSLRTRAVKDGDDYKVTGNKTWITHAARTHVMTLLARTDPETTDHRGLSMFLAEKTPGDDANPFPTPGMTGGEIEVLGYRGMKEYELGFDGFEVKGENLLGGEEGRGFKQLMETFESARIQTAARAIGVAQSALDISMQYAQDRKQFGKSLINFPRVSGKLAMMAVELMIARQLTYYSAFEKDAGRRCDVEAGMAKLLGARVAWAAADNGLQIHGGNGFALEYKISRVLCDARILNIFEGAAEIQAQVIARRLLG; via the coding sequence ATGGCACATGACGGTCAGGATATGACGATGCATAGCGTAATTCTCGACGATCTAATCGGGCTGACCGGCGCGGCGCTGCCGCCGCTGGACCGGCTGCTCGAGAAAGCCACTGCCGCCGTCCGTGCGCAGATGAGCGAGGGGGATCGCGTCTCGGCCAAGCTGATCGAGGCCAACCAGACCGCAGCGCACGGGCTTGCGTGGCTCGCCACCTATGTGCAGGCGCTACGCCAGATGCAGCTTTGGGCAGAGCGCCTACAGGGTGACGGGCGCTTTGGTGAAGTCGAAGGGCTCCTACACCAGATCGCCTTTGGCGAATACCTTTGCCAGATCCGTGGCGGCATTCAGATGAACCAAGGCGAAATGCTGCGCCTGCAAGATCTGGGGCTGAGCGCTGAGGACGAAGCCACGCTTGACGATCCGGCGCTCACCACTCTGACCCGAAGCGGCAACACGCAGACCGCGCGCAGCCGCTTGGTTGAACTCATGCAGGAACGCAGCGCCGATGTGACCTTCGGCGTCAGCGGCCTTGATGAAGAGCTTGAGATGATCCGCGACCAGTTCCGCCGCTACGCGGTCGAAAAGGTCGAACCCTTCGCCCATGACTGGCACCTGAAAGACGAATTGATCCCCATTGAGGTGATCGAAGAACTGGCCGAAATGGGTGTTTTCGGCCTGACCATTCCCGAAGAATACGGCGGGCTGGGCCTGACCAAAGCGTCGATGTGCGTGGTCAGCGAAGAACTCTCTCGCGGCTATATTGGCGTCGGCTCCCTCGGCACCCGGTCGGAAATCGCGGCGGAACTGATCCTCTGCGGCGGTACGACTGAGCAGAAAGAAAAATGGCTGCCCCGCATTGCCAGCGCGGAAACGCTGCCTACGGCGGTCTTCACTGAGCCGAACACCGGCTCGGACCTCGGCAGCCTGCGCACGCGCGCGGTAAAGGACGGCGACGACTATAAGGTGACCGGTAACAAAACATGGATCACCCATGCCGCACGGACCCATGTGATGACCCTGCTGGCACGCACCGACCCTGAAACGACAGACCACCGTGGCCTGTCGATGTTCTTGGCCGAGAAGACACCCGGCGATGATGCCAACCCCTTTCCCACCCCCGGCATGACCGGCGGAGAGATCGAGGTACTGGGCTACCGCGGCATGAAGGAATACGAACTTGGCTTCGACGGGTTCGAGGTGAAGGGCGAGAACCTTCTTGGCGGCGAAGAGGGGCGCGGGTTCAAACAACTGATGGAGACGTTTGAATCCGCCCGTATCCAAACCGCTGCGCGTGCCATCGGTGTGGCGCAATCGGCGCTCGATATCTCAATGCAATACGCCCAAGACCGCAAGCAATTCGGCAAATCGCTGATCAACTTCCCCCGCGTTTCGGGCAAGTTGGCGATGATGGCGGTGGAACTGATGATCGCCCGGCAGTTGACCTATTACAGCGCCTTCGAGAAGGACGCTGGCCGTCGTTGCGATGTCGAAGCAGGCATGGCGAAACTGCTCGGCGCGCGGGTCGCTTGGGCCGCCGCCGACAACGGCTTGCAGATCCACGGCGGCAACGGTTTTGCGCTGGAATACAAGATTAGCCGAGTGCTTTGTGACGCACGGATCTTGAACATCTTTGAGGGTGCGGCGGAAATCCAAGCGCAGGTTATCGCGCGCCGTCTTCTGGGCTGA
- a CDS encoding META domain-containing protein → MRSFLILAALSALPQCQGDETVRAYGAGDKTWTLVELDGAPFDARATLTFPETGKIAGEAPCNAYSAAMTVPYPWFDAGHIAATRRACPDLAAETAFLNALGDVTISDVLGDTLILSDESGERLIFKAAD, encoded by the coding sequence ATGCGCAGCTTCTTGATCCTCGCCGCCCTCAGCGCCCTACCGCAATGTCAGGGCGATGAGACCGTTCGTGCCTACGGGGCGGGCGATAAGACATGGACCTTGGTGGAACTGGACGGCGCCCCCTTCGACGCCCGCGCCACGCTGACCTTCCCAGAGACCGGCAAGATCGCCGGAGAAGCGCCCTGCAACGCCTATAGCGCCGCGATGACGGTGCCTTACCCGTGGTTCGACGCGGGTCATATCGCCGCCACGCGCCGCGCCTGCCCGGACCTCGCGGCAGAGACGGCGTTTCTGAATGCATTGGGGGATGTGACGATTTCAGACGTGTTGGGCGACACGCTGATCCTGTCGGATGAAAGCGGCGAACGACTGATCTTCAAAGCCGCCGACTGA